A window of the Streptomyces sp. NBC_00454 genome harbors these coding sequences:
- a CDS encoding response regulator transcription factor, whose protein sequence is MTIRVIIADDQEMVRTGFRMILESQPDIEVVADVEDGEAALAAVALHRPDVLLLDIRMPRLDGLEVTRRLSGSERPRIVIVTTFDLDEYVHAALHGGASGFLLKDASPAMLVEAVRAAAVGDSLVSPAITVRLLREMALRTPASVAARRPAEPLTDREREVVRCLARGLTNAEIAAELYVSLSTVKTHLANVQTKLDARNRVEIAAWAWESGLAGTPA, encoded by the coding sequence ATGACGATCAGAGTGATCATCGCGGACGACCAGGAGATGGTCAGGACCGGCTTCCGGATGATCCTCGAAAGCCAGCCGGACATCGAGGTGGTCGCGGACGTAGAAGACGGCGAAGCCGCCCTCGCGGCCGTCGCCCTGCACCGCCCCGACGTACTGCTCCTCGACATCCGCATGCCGCGCCTCGACGGGCTCGAAGTCACCCGCCGCCTCTCCGGCAGCGAACGCCCCCGCATCGTCATCGTCACCACCTTCGACCTCGACGAGTACGTCCACGCGGCGCTCCACGGCGGAGCGTCCGGCTTCCTCCTCAAGGACGCGAGCCCGGCCATGCTGGTTGAAGCGGTCCGGGCCGCGGCCGTCGGGGACTCCCTCGTCTCACCCGCAATCACCGTGCGCCTCCTGCGCGAAATGGCCCTGCGCACCCCCGCCTCCGTAGCCGCCCGCCGCCCGGCGGAACCCCTGACCGACCGGGAACGCGAAGTCGTACGCTGCCTCGCGCGAGGCCTGACCAACGCGGAGATCGCGGCCGAGCTCTACGTCTCCCTCTCCACGGTCAAGACCCACCTGGCCAACGTCCAGACCAAACTCGACGCCCGCAACCGCGTGGAAATCGCCGCCTGGGCCTGGGAAAGCGGCCTGGCAGGCACCCCGGCGTGA
- a CDS encoding HAD family acid phosphatase — MRSTRTTTATAAAVAVAAAVLALVPATAAQAAPAAAPTKTAATAATASAPGGNALFLGLDYATWQGDVAAVIDAARPGIEQRIAASPAGEKPAIVLDIDNSSLETDFHWFWTSPTPAIAKVRDLTRYANDRGVAIFFVTARPGIVYSLTERNLKAVGYPVSGLYVRDLPALFSEVSAYKTAKRAEIEARGYTIIANIGNNQSDLVGGHAERTVKLPDYDGKLS; from the coding sequence ATGCGCAGCACCCGTACCACCACCGCCACCGCCGCCGCAGTGGCCGTAGCCGCAGCCGTCCTGGCCCTGGTTCCGGCCACCGCCGCCCAGGCCGCCCCCGCCGCGGCCCCCACGAAGACGGCCGCCACGGCCGCCACCGCGTCCGCGCCCGGCGGCAACGCGCTCTTCCTCGGCCTCGACTACGCCACCTGGCAGGGCGACGTCGCCGCCGTCATCGACGCCGCCCGCCCCGGGATCGAGCAGCGCATCGCCGCCTCGCCCGCCGGTGAGAAGCCCGCGATCGTCCTCGACATCGACAACTCCTCGCTGGAGACGGACTTCCACTGGTTCTGGACCTCCCCGACACCCGCGATCGCCAAGGTCCGCGACCTGACCCGGTACGCCAACGACCGCGGGGTCGCCATCTTCTTCGTCACCGCCCGCCCCGGGATCGTGTACTCCCTCACCGAGCGCAACCTCAAGGCCGTCGGCTACCCGGTCTCGGGCCTCTACGTCCGCGATCTGCCCGCTCTGTTCAGCGAGGTCAGCGCGTACAAGACGGCCAAGCGGGCCGAGATCGAGGCGCGCGGCTACACGATCATCGCCAACATCGGCAACAACCAGAGCGACCTGGTCGGCGGCCACGCCGAGCGCACCGTCAAGCTGCCGGACTACGACGGCAAGCTCTCCTAG
- a CDS encoding 2Fe-2S iron-sulfur cluster-binding protein — translation MSDTDGLLTSPRAAGVRSPAPAATAGGAPGRLLVRVTERIQETADAVSLVLDAQLPYRPGQFLTLRVPGGAARCYSLAGSPHTGDPLRITVKRVPGGAGSGWLCQGVAVGDELEILPPAGTFTPADLERDLLLVAGGSGITPVLSIAKSALAADRGHVALVYANRDPGSVIFRDELWGLAEEHPGRLTVVHWLESLQGLPSAPHLGPLVAPYAGREAYLCGPAPLMDAAETALRSVGTPGGSVHRERYFSLSGDVFAPPAPVPELPQPPAGGGAVAEVELDGAVHTVRWPAGTPLLDALLAAGVPAPYSCREGACSACCCRVVEGGATMVRNEVLDREDLADGYVLACQALPLGDRVRITYDG, via the coding sequence ATGTCTGACACCGACGGACTTCTTACGTCGCCCCGCGCGGCCGGGGTCCGCAGCCCGGCCCCGGCTGCGACCGCGGGCGGAGCACCCGGCAGGCTGCTGGTCCGCGTCACCGAGCGGATCCAGGAGACCGCCGACGCGGTGTCCCTCGTACTCGACGCGCAACTCCCGTACCGGCCCGGACAGTTCCTCACGCTCCGGGTTCCGGGAGGCGCGGCCCGCTGCTACTCCCTGGCCGGCTCCCCGCACACCGGGGACCCGCTGCGCATCACCGTCAAACGAGTCCCCGGCGGCGCGGGCTCCGGCTGGCTCTGCCAGGGCGTGGCCGTCGGCGACGAGCTGGAGATCCTGCCGCCCGCCGGCACCTTCACCCCGGCCGACCTGGAGCGGGACCTCCTCCTGGTGGCGGGCGGCAGCGGGATCACCCCGGTCCTGTCCATCGCCAAGTCGGCCCTCGCGGCCGACCGGGGCCACGTCGCCCTGGTGTACGCCAACCGAGACCCCGGCTCGGTGATCTTCCGCGACGAGTTGTGGGGGCTGGCCGAGGAACACCCCGGCAGGCTGACCGTCGTCCACTGGCTGGAGAGCCTCCAGGGGCTGCCGAGCGCCCCGCACCTGGGCCCGCTCGTGGCCCCGTACGCCGGCCGCGAGGCCTACCTGTGCGGGCCCGCTCCGCTGATGGACGCGGCGGAGACGGCCCTGCGGTCGGTGGGCACCCCGGGCGGGTCCGTCCACCGCGAGCGGTACTTCTCCCTGAGCGGCGACGTCTTCGCGCCCCCGGCCCCGGTCCCGGAGCTCCCGCAGCCCCCGGCCGGGGGAGGGGCCGTCGCCGAGGTGGAGCTCGACGGAGCCGTGCACACCGTGCGCTGGCCGGCCGGGACCCCGCTCCTCGACGCGCTGCTCGCCGCGGGCGTCCCCGCCCCCTACTCCTGCCGCGAGGGCGCGTGCAGCGCCTGCTGCTGCCGGGTGGTGGAGGGCGGGGCCACGATGGTCCGCAACGAGGTCCTGGACCGCGAGGACCTGGCCGACGGCTACGTCCTGGCCTGCCAGGCACTGCCGCTCGGCGACCGCGTCCGCATCACCTACGACGGCTGA
- a CDS encoding FAD-dependent oxidoreductase, whose amino-acid sequence MTTEPAEPAEPAYDVVVVGSGAAGLAAAVTARLRGLSVLVVEKTDKYGGSTALSGGAIWVPGNFHLDRAGLADTYAKARAYLDATVGDRVPAARKDAYLAHGPRMVKEFHDRTEIRFMYTPGYSDYFPEAQGGMAQGRSIEPCIVDLKLLGETGASMRRAGLPTYGLTMTSYDFRFLNMVSRTWAGRKTSVKVGLRAAKALATGRKLLSLGEALVARMRLSLDRLGGDLWLSAPLTGLVTDPAGRVTGVRVLRGGREVTVAARGGVVLASGGFSHDQALREKHLPAPTSTAWTHASEGQSGDALRLGGELGAATDLLDKVWGAPSVCPPGEKPFFLVADRGIPGMVIVNEAGERYANEALPYHAFVDRMYAADRPEATTVPSWLILDARSKARYIFAGLFPGQPFPKKWLESGFLKKADTLEELARQIAAPGLPATISRFNTFAEAGVDAEFGRGESVYDRYYGDPTLPNPNLAPIDKGPFYAVPVHPGDIGTKGGLVTDADGRVLREDSTPIPGLYASGNCSAAVMGETYPGPGATIGPAMAFSWAAVNTIAQTLARAV is encoded by the coding sequence ATGACAACTGAACCCGCTGAACCCGCTGAACCCGCCTACGACGTGGTCGTCGTCGGCTCCGGCGCCGCCGGTCTCGCCGCGGCCGTCACCGCCCGGCTGCGCGGACTGAGCGTCCTCGTCGTGGAGAAGACCGACAAGTACGGCGGATCCACCGCCCTGTCCGGCGGCGCGATCTGGGTCCCCGGCAACTTCCACCTCGACCGGGCCGGCCTCGCCGACACCTACGCCAAGGCCCGCGCCTACCTCGACGCCACCGTCGGCGACCGGGTCCCGGCCGCCCGCAAGGACGCGTACCTCGCCCACGGGCCGCGCATGGTCAAGGAGTTCCACGACCGCACCGAGATCCGCTTCATGTACACCCCCGGCTACTCGGACTACTTCCCCGAGGCCCAGGGCGGCATGGCGCAGGGCCGCTCCATCGAGCCGTGCATCGTCGACCTGAAGCTCCTCGGCGAGACGGGCGCTTCCATGCGCCGGGCCGGACTGCCCACCTACGGGCTGACCATGACCTCGTACGACTTCCGCTTCCTGAACATGGTCAGCCGGACCTGGGCGGGCAGGAAGACCTCCGTCAAGGTAGGTCTGCGCGCGGCCAAGGCGCTGGCCACCGGCCGCAAGCTGCTCTCCCTCGGGGAGGCGCTCGTCGCCCGCATGAGGCTCTCCCTGGACCGGCTCGGCGGCGACCTGTGGCTGTCGGCGCCGCTGACCGGCCTGGTCACGGACCCGGCCGGGCGGGTGACGGGCGTACGGGTCCTGCGCGGCGGCCGCGAAGTGACCGTAGCGGCGCGGGGCGGGGTGGTGCTGGCCTCCGGAGGGTTCTCGCACGACCAGGCGCTGCGCGAGAAGCACCTGCCCGCGCCCACCTCCACGGCCTGGACGCACGCCTCCGAGGGCCAGAGCGGCGACGCCCTGAGGCTCGGCGGGGAACTGGGTGCCGCCACCGACCTGCTGGACAAGGTGTGGGGCGCGCCGTCCGTGTGCCCGCCGGGGGAGAAGCCGTTCTTCCTCGTCGCCGACCGCGGCATCCCGGGCATGGTCATCGTCAACGAGGCGGGGGAGCGCTACGCCAATGAGGCCCTGCCCTACCACGCGTTCGTGGACCGGATGTACGCCGCCGACCGCCCCGAGGCCACGACCGTGCCGTCCTGGCTGATCCTCGACGCCCGTTCCAAGGCCCGGTACATCTTCGCCGGTCTCTTCCCCGGGCAGCCCTTCCCCAAGAAGTGGCTGGAGAGCGGCTTCCTGAAGAAGGCCGACACCCTGGAGGAGCTGGCCCGGCAGATCGCGGCCCCCGGCCTGCCCGCCACGATCAGCCGCTTCAACACCTTCGCCGAGGCGGGCGTGGACGCGGAGTTCGGGCGGGGCGAGAGCGTCTACGACCGCTACTACGGCGACCCGACGCTCCCCAACCCGAACCTGGCGCCGATCGACAAGGGCCCCTTCTACGCGGTCCCCGTGCACCCGGGGGACATCGGCACCAAGGGCGGACTGGTCACGGACGCCGACGGTCGGGTGCTCCGCGAGGACTCCACGCCGATCCCCGGCCTGTACGCCTCGGGCAACTGCTCGGCGGCGGTGATGGGGGAGACCTACCCCGGGCCGGGAGCCACGATCGGCCCGGCGATGGCCTTCTCCTGGGCGGCCGTCAACACGATCGCCCAGACACTGGCCCGGGCCGTCTAG
- a CDS encoding sensor histidine kinase, translating into MSPLGPWARRHPYIADWIRIILSVTLLALVSFEGVVLARQPSAPHAAVWASGILVCLSAAPWPGMPLIVRAWFAAAVTWTVTLLLIFGNHPLVVWGGGEAIALLVLLSQILLRAPARTAAVLGPILGLGCMAVPVRDADPGRFTLLFSVLAVVVTAYSLLLRLQSVQRVRELRAVRSAERLELARELHDLVAHHVTGIVVEARAARFTHVSAERAGEIFGRIEAAGDEALGSMRRLVKILREGAEDTPTGPGTGAGAAPDTAPIAGLREIRGLTERFAVTGPPVVLYIEDGLETRLPADVAATAHRIVLEALTNIGKHAATATAVRIGLRTVPAGLEVRIADDGGRPLRLSENARGGGYGLVGMAERAEALGGSLTAGPAPEGGWLVTAVLPL; encoded by the coding sequence GTGAGCCCCTTGGGCCCATGGGCCCGCCGCCACCCCTACATCGCGGACTGGATCCGCATCATCCTCTCCGTCACCCTCCTCGCCCTCGTCAGCTTCGAGGGCGTCGTCCTCGCCCGACAACCCAGCGCCCCCCACGCCGCCGTCTGGGCATCCGGCATCCTCGTCTGCCTCAGCGCCGCGCCCTGGCCCGGCATGCCGCTCATCGTGCGCGCCTGGTTCGCCGCCGCCGTCACCTGGACCGTCACGCTCCTGCTGATCTTCGGCAACCACCCCCTCGTCGTCTGGGGCGGCGGCGAAGCCATCGCGCTCCTCGTCCTCCTCAGCCAGATCCTGCTCCGCGCCCCCGCCCGCACCGCCGCCGTACTCGGCCCGATCCTCGGCCTCGGCTGCATGGCGGTGCCCGTCCGGGACGCCGACCCGGGCCGGTTCACGCTGCTCTTCTCCGTGCTCGCCGTCGTCGTCACCGCCTACTCGCTGCTCCTGCGCCTGCAATCCGTCCAGCGCGTCCGCGAGCTGCGCGCCGTACGCAGCGCGGAGCGTCTGGAACTGGCGCGCGAGCTCCACGACCTGGTCGCCCACCACGTGACCGGCATCGTCGTCGAGGCGCGGGCGGCCCGGTTCACCCACGTCTCCGCCGAACGCGCCGGCGAGATCTTCGGCCGCATCGAGGCCGCCGGGGACGAGGCCCTCGGCTCCATGCGCCGCCTCGTCAAGATCCTCCGCGAAGGCGCCGAGGACACCCCCACGGGCCCGGGCACGGGCGCCGGCGCGGCCCCCGACACCGCCCCCATCGCGGGCCTCCGCGAGATCCGCGGGCTGACGGAACGGTTCGCCGTCACCGGCCCGCCCGTGGTCCTCTACATCGAGGACGGCCTGGAGACCCGGCTCCCCGCCGACGTCGCCGCCACCGCCCACCGCATCGTCCTCGAAGCCCTCACCAACATCGGCAAGCACGCCGCGACCGCCACCGCCGTCCGGATCGGCCTGCGCACCGTCCCGGCCGGCCTGGAAGTCCGCATCGCCGACGACGGCGGCCGCCCCCTCAGGCTCTCCGAGAACGCCCGGGGCGGCGGCTACGGCCTCGTCGGCATGGCCGAACGGGCCGAGGCCCTCGGCGGCTCCCTCACCGCCGGCCCGGCCCCCGAAGGCGGCTGGCTCGTCACGGCGGTCCTACCGCTCTAG
- a CDS encoding serine protease: MPTVSTLARTSVRFLKRTLAAGAVALAAISLQPGSATASTAPVVGGTRAAQGEFPFMVRLSMGCGGALYTQQIVLTAAHCVDGSGNNTSITATAGTVDLNSSSAIKVKSTKVLQAPGYNGTGKDWALIKLAKPINLPTLKIADTKAYDNGTFTVAGWGATREGGGQQRYLMKATVPFVSDASCQASYGSSLVPAEEICAGFAQGGVDTCQGDSGGPMFRRDSANAWIQVGIVSWGEGCARPDYPGVYTEVSTFATAIKNAAATL; encoded by the coding sequence GTGCCGACTGTGTCCACCCTTGCCCGCACCTCCGTCCGATTCCTCAAGCGCACCCTCGCCGCAGGCGCCGTCGCCCTCGCGGCCATCAGCCTCCAGCCCGGCTCCGCCACCGCCTCCACGGCCCCCGTCGTCGGCGGAACGCGCGCCGCCCAGGGCGAGTTCCCCTTCATGGTCCGCCTCTCCATGGGCTGCGGCGGCGCCCTCTACACCCAGCAGATCGTCCTCACCGCGGCCCACTGCGTGGACGGCTCCGGGAACAACACCTCCATCACCGCCACCGCCGGAACCGTCGACCTCAACAGCTCCAGCGCCATCAAGGTCAAGTCCACCAAGGTGCTCCAGGCCCCCGGCTACAACGGCACCGGCAAGGACTGGGCCCTCATCAAGCTCGCCAAGCCCATCAACCTGCCGACCCTCAAGATCGCCGACACCAAGGCCTACGACAACGGCACCTTCACCGTCGCCGGCTGGGGCGCCACCCGCGAGGGCGGCGGCCAGCAGCGCTACCTGATGAAGGCCACCGTCCCCTTCGTCTCCGACGCCTCCTGCCAGGCCTCCTACGGCAGCTCCCTCGTACCCGCCGAGGAAATCTGCGCCGGCTTCGCACAGGGCGGCGTCGACACCTGCCAGGGCGACTCGGGCGGTCCCATGTTCCGCCGGGACAGCGCGAACGCCTGGATCCAGGTCGGCATAGTCAGCTGGGGCGAGGGCTGCGCACGGCCCGACTACCCCGGCGTCTACACCGAGGTCTCCACCTTCGCCACGGCGATCAAGAACGCGGCCGCGACACTCTGA
- the hsaA gene encoding 3-hydroxy-9,10-secoandrosta-1,3,5(10)-triene-9,17-dione monooxygenase oxygenase subunit — MSDEDVLAAVRALAPTLRERSAEAEAQRKVPEASIKELAATGFFRLLQPKAYGGRAADPGLFYAAVKEIAKACGSTGWVSSVVGVHPWHVALYDPRAQEEVWGQDPDTRICSSYAPTGKVTPVDGGFTVSGRWHFSSGCDHADWALLGGLVTDAEGRPVDMRTFLIPRTQYRIDEVWDTVGLRGSGSNDILVEDVFVPDHRALSFGPVTALKVPGHQLNPEPLYRLPYASVFTTTISTPIVGIAEGAYEDYVAATRERFRISYGQQVAEDPFAQVRIARAASDIDASWLQLQRNIGELYALAERGEELPMPLRTRARRDQVLATERSVAAVDLLMENAGGSAMRTGANPVQRAWRDVHTGRGHAANDPERALVLFGQGALGLDIQDTML; from the coding sequence ATGAGCGACGAAGACGTCCTCGCAGCAGTCCGCGCCCTCGCCCCCACCCTGCGCGAACGCAGCGCCGAGGCCGAAGCGCAGCGCAAGGTCCCCGAGGCGAGCATCAAGGAACTGGCCGCCACCGGCTTCTTCCGCCTGCTCCAGCCCAAGGCCTACGGCGGCCGCGCCGCCGACCCGGGGCTCTTCTACGCCGCCGTCAAGGAGATCGCCAAGGCCTGCGGCTCCACCGGCTGGGTCTCCTCCGTCGTCGGAGTCCACCCCTGGCACGTGGCCCTCTACGACCCCCGTGCCCAGGAAGAGGTCTGGGGCCAGGACCCCGACACCCGGATCTGCTCCTCCTACGCCCCTACCGGCAAGGTCACCCCCGTCGACGGAGGATTCACCGTCAGCGGCCGCTGGCACTTCTCCTCCGGCTGCGACCACGCCGACTGGGCCCTGCTCGGCGGACTGGTCACCGACGCCGAAGGCCGGCCCGTGGACATGCGGACCTTCCTGATCCCCCGCACCCAGTACCGCATCGACGAGGTCTGGGACACCGTCGGCCTGCGCGGCTCCGGCTCCAACGACATCCTCGTCGAAGACGTCTTCGTCCCCGACCACCGAGCCCTGAGCTTCGGCCCCGTCACCGCCCTGAAGGTCCCCGGCCACCAGCTCAACCCCGAGCCGCTCTACCGGCTCCCCTACGCCTCCGTCTTCACCACCACCATCTCCACCCCCATCGTCGGCATCGCCGAAGGCGCCTACGAGGACTACGTCGCCGCGACCCGCGAACGCTTCCGCATCTCCTACGGCCAGCAGGTCGCCGAAGACCCCTTCGCCCAGGTCCGCATCGCCCGCGCCGCCAGCGACATCGACGCCTCCTGGCTGCAGCTCCAGCGCAACATCGGCGAGCTCTACGCCCTGGCCGAACGCGGCGAGGAACTCCCGATGCCCCTGCGCACCCGCGCCCGCCGCGACCAGGTCCTCGCCACCGAACGCAGCGTCGCCGCCGTAGACCTCCTGATGGAGAACGCGGGCGGCAGCGCCATGCGCACCGGCGCCAACCCCGTCCAGCGCGCCTGGCGCGACGTCCACACCGGCCGGGGCCACGCCGCCAACGACCCGGAGCGGGCCCTGGTCCTCTTCGGCCAGGGCGCCCTCGGCCTCGACATCCAGGACACGATGCTGTGA
- a CDS encoding flavin reductase family protein — protein sequence MERLTDPANGTGPIDPAAFREVLGTFASGITVVAALAQDGRPAGLACQSFASLSLDPPLVLLCIGKGSSSWPKVRAAGRFGVSILAEEQRSVCEALGRRGEEKFAGVDWEPSAQGAVRITGALATADCALESVHEAGDHHLVTARVLELTARDGGSPLLYYRSAYATGAFG from the coding sequence GTGGAACGGCTGACCGACCCCGCGAACGGAACCGGCCCCATCGACCCGGCCGCCTTCCGCGAGGTGCTCGGAACCTTCGCCTCCGGCATCACCGTCGTCGCGGCCCTCGCGCAGGACGGCCGCCCGGCGGGGCTGGCCTGCCAGTCCTTCGCCTCGCTCTCCCTCGACCCGCCGCTGGTCCTGCTCTGCATCGGCAAGGGCTCCTCCAGCTGGCCCAAGGTCCGGGCGGCCGGCCGGTTCGGGGTCAGCATCCTCGCCGAGGAGCAGCGCTCCGTGTGCGAGGCCCTCGGCCGCCGGGGAGAGGAGAAGTTCGCCGGAGTCGACTGGGAGCCCTCCGCCCAAGGAGCCGTCCGCATCACCGGCGCCCTCGCCACCGCCGACTGCGCCCTGGAGAGCGTCCACGAGGCCGGCGACCACCACCTCGTCACCGCCCGGGTCCTCGAACTGACGGCCCGAGACGGCGGATCACCCCTGCTGTACTACCGCAGCGCCTACGCCACGGGAGCCTTCGGATGA
- the hsaD gene encoding 4,5:9,10-diseco-3-hydroxy-5,9,17-trioxoandrosta-1(10),2-diene-4-oate hydrolase — protein MSPQALTYENTSRTALAGDLTLHYHEAGPRDMPDAPVVIMLHGGGPGASGWSNFGGNLPHFAGHFRTLLVDQPCYGRSDKPEPDRDYFSFSAAAVIALMDELGIERANLIGNSLGGGTATRLVLDHPGRVDKLLLMGPGGISLNLFSADPTEGIKRLFEFSLAPEPTREQMRTFLTTLAHDPAIVTEALVEERYAQATDPEARLGNARMGASFAKWPEAAMLWREAHRISRPVLLTWGREDRVNPVDGAFLALKTIPDARLHVFPHCGHWAQTEAAEEFNRLATDFFLH, from the coding sequence GTGAGCCCGCAGGCACTGACGTACGAGAACACCTCCCGCACCGCCCTCGCCGGCGACCTGACCCTGCACTACCACGAGGCCGGCCCCCGGGACATGCCCGACGCACCCGTCGTGATCATGCTGCACGGCGGTGGCCCCGGCGCCTCCGGCTGGTCCAACTTCGGCGGCAACCTCCCCCACTTCGCCGGGCACTTCCGCACCCTGCTCGTCGACCAGCCCTGCTACGGCCGCTCCGACAAACCCGAACCCGACCGCGACTACTTCAGCTTCAGCGCGGCCGCCGTCATCGCCCTCATGGACGAACTCGGCATCGAGCGGGCGAACCTCATCGGGAACTCCCTCGGCGGCGGCACGGCCACCCGCCTGGTCCTCGACCACCCCGGCCGCGTGGACAAGCTCCTGCTCATGGGACCCGGCGGCATCTCGCTCAACCTCTTCTCCGCCGACCCCACCGAAGGCATCAAACGGCTCTTCGAGTTCAGCCTCGCCCCCGAACCCACCCGCGAGCAGATGCGGACCTTCCTCACCACCCTCGCCCACGACCCGGCCATCGTCACCGAAGCCCTCGTCGAGGAGCGCTACGCCCAGGCCACCGACCCCGAAGCCAGGCTCGGCAACGCCCGGATGGGCGCCTCCTTCGCCAAATGGCCCGAGGCCGCCATGCTCTGGCGCGAAGCCCACCGCATCAGCCGCCCGGTGCTGCTGACCTGGGGCCGCGAGGACCGCGTCAACCCCGTCGACGGGGCCTTCCTCGCCCTGAAGACCATCCCCGACGCCCGCCTGCACGTCTTCCCGCACTGCGGGCACTGGGCGCAGACCGAGGCCGCCGAAGAGTTCAACCGCCTCGCCACCGACTTCTTCCTCCACTGA
- a CDS encoding VOC family protein, producing the protein MDIRALGYLCIETADLPAWRTYVLDILGMVEAEGSTDTLFNVRIDDRIHRFQFVAGTQDRLLAAGFEVAHARALEDAAAELESAGHTVKQGDEATLADRRVQGLIHCEDPSGNPLEIYWGQAQDHSPLAAPYGNRFVTGGREGSLGLGHVVLPAADTEVTLDFYENLLGFQLRDSMKLPPVAVPTGKPGRDFHWMHFLSPNRRHHSLGLYPGALPPGIVHFMVELETLDDVGYCLDRMNKAGIPIASTLGRHSNDHMVSFYAQAPGGFQVEYGWDGLVVDPATWTAKEITADSFWGHQWNG; encoded by the coding sequence ATGGACATCCGCGCACTCGGATACCTCTGCATCGAGACCGCCGACCTCCCCGCCTGGCGCACCTACGTCCTCGACATCCTGGGCATGGTCGAAGCCGAAGGCTCCACGGACACCCTGTTCAACGTCCGCATCGACGACCGCATCCACCGCTTCCAGTTCGTCGCCGGAACCCAGGACCGGCTGCTCGCCGCCGGCTTCGAAGTGGCCCATGCCCGCGCCCTGGAAGACGCCGCCGCCGAACTGGAGAGCGCCGGCCACACCGTCAAGCAGGGCGACGAAGCCACCCTCGCCGACCGCCGCGTCCAGGGCCTCATCCACTGCGAGGACCCCAGCGGCAACCCCCTGGAGATCTACTGGGGCCAGGCCCAGGACCACAGCCCGCTCGCAGCCCCGTACGGAAACCGCTTCGTCACCGGCGGCCGCGAGGGCAGCCTGGGCCTCGGCCACGTGGTCCTGCCCGCCGCCGACACCGAGGTCACCCTCGACTTCTACGAGAACCTCCTCGGCTTCCAGCTCCGCGACTCGATGAAGCTGCCCCCGGTCGCCGTCCCCACCGGCAAGCCCGGCCGCGACTTCCACTGGATGCACTTCCTCAGCCCCAACCGCCGCCACCACAGCCTCGGCCTCTACCCCGGCGCACTGCCGCCCGGCATCGTCCACTTCATGGTCGAACTGGAGACCCTCGACGACGTCGGCTACTGCCTCGACCGCATGAACAAGGCCGGCATCCCCATCGCCTCCACCCTCGGCCGCCACTCCAACGACCACATGGTCTCCTTCTACGCCCAGGCCCCCGGCGGCTTCCAGGTCGAGTACGGCTGGGACGGCCTGGTCGTCGACCCCGCCACCTGGACCGCGAAGGAGATCACCGCGGACAGCTTCTGGGGCCACCAGTGGAACGGCTGA
- a CDS encoding IclR family transcriptional regulator produces the protein MLDQVMETELAPLSLLEKAARVLGAFEGPQPRLSLTEVVRRSGIPRSSAHRILDQLVQLRWLDREGRDYRMGMRMLELGALASHHNRLRRAALPLLHALHEQTGRVVHLSVLDGAEVVCLERIGGSEATTVPSRVGGRMPAYCTATGKAILAFSDPSAVEHVLAQGLRPRTARTLVRPLALRSELAAVRERGVAYDREESFRGISCVAAPLRGAGRAVAAVSVSSGRGDRESARLAPAVLACARSVWRELYGPGRAGRTVRVAPPEDQAPAVSAQAMDNMMGWLRFSEWM, from the coding sequence GTGCTCGACCAGGTCATGGAGACCGAGCTCGCACCGCTGTCGCTGCTGGAGAAGGCCGCGAGGGTGCTGGGCGCCTTCGAGGGTCCACAGCCGCGGCTGTCGCTCACCGAGGTCGTGCGCCGCTCCGGAATCCCACGTTCTTCCGCCCACCGGATCCTCGACCAGCTGGTGCAGTTGCGCTGGCTGGACCGCGAGGGCCGCGACTACCGCATGGGCATGCGGATGCTGGAGCTGGGCGCACTCGCCTCCCACCACAACCGGCTGCGCCGGGCCGCCCTGCCGCTGCTGCACGCGCTCCACGAGCAGACGGGCCGGGTGGTGCACCTGTCGGTGCTCGACGGGGCCGAAGTGGTGTGCCTGGAGCGGATCGGCGGCTCGGAGGCCACCACCGTGCCCTCGCGGGTCGGCGGCCGGATGCCCGCGTACTGCACGGCCACCGGCAAGGCGATCCTCGCGTTCAGCGACCCGTCGGCGGTGGAGCACGTCCTCGCGCAGGGCCTGCGGCCGCGCACCGCCCGCACCCTGGTCCGGCCGCTGGCGCTGCGCTCCGAGCTCGCGGCGGTCCGCGAGCGCGGGGTGGCGTACGACCGGGAGGAGAGCTTCCGCGGGATCTCCTGCGTGGCCGCGCCGCTGCGGGGGGCCGGGCGGGCCGTGGCCGCCGTGTCGGTGTCCTCGGGCCGCGGGGACCGGGAGTCGGCGCGGCTGGCACCGGCGGTACTGGCCTGCGCGCGGTCGGTGTGGCGGGAGCTGTACGGGCCGGGCCGCGCGGGCCGGACCGTACGGGTGGCTCCGCCGGAGGACCAGGCTCCGGCCGTCTCCGCGCAGGCGATGGACAACATGATGGGGTGGCTGCGGTTCAGCGAGTGGATGTAG